One genomic segment of Plasmodium vivax chromosome 9, whole genome shotgun sequence includes these proteins:
- a CDS encoding hypothetical protein, conserved (encoded by transcript PVX_090965A): protein MKQGSRSEAGRGDIRSYILQGGEKNLYRIKKGLVPNMNVEGHMYVNDKLKHLIDDEIETYQVNRNSTFLPAVVQIANVSTLPGIEKASIALPDVHAGYGFSIGNVAAFDMSNEKAIISPGGVGFDINCGVRLIRTNLFYDDVKDKQEELTQLLFNNIPVGVGSQGCILCNQDKLDEALCLGMDWCVKEGYAWVEDKLNCEDNGRSLYADSNHVSVRAKKRGITQMGTLGAGNHYAEIQIVDEIYDRRSAKLMGIEKKNQVCVMIHSGSRGLGHQIATDALIEMEKSMAKYKLNVIDKQLACTPIHSTEGKNYLKAMGSACNFAWINRSSMTFLARQTFAKIFNQSPDDLDMHVIYDVSHNIAKIEDHLVDGKRKKLLVHRKGSTRAFPPFHPAVPLDYQYCGQPILIGGTMGTYSYVLTGTDKAMETTFGSTCHGAGRALSRNKSRNTLNYVDVLQKLKEENISIRVASPKLIMEEAPESYKNVSEVVNTCHDAGISAKCFRLKPVAVIKG from the coding sequence ATGAAGCAGGGGAGCCGCAGCGAAGCCGGGCGCGGAGACATCCGCAGCTACatcctccaggggggggagaaaaacctTTACCgaataaaaaaggggctgGTCCCAAACATGAACGTAGAAGGCCACATGTACGTGAATGACAAGTTGAAGCACCTCATAGACGACGAAATAGAAACGTATCAGGTGAATAGAAACTCTACGTTCCTCCCAGCAGTTGTTCAAATAGCAAATGTGTCTACCCTGCCAGGCATCGAAAAAGCGTCGATAGCCCTACCAGATGTACACGCGGGTTACGGATTCTCCATAGGAAACGTGGCAGCATTTGACATGAGCAATGAAAAGGCGATCATCTCCCCAGGGGGCGTCGGATTTGATATAAACTGCGGAGTGAGGCTAATCAGAACAAACCTCTTTTACGATGATGTGAAGGACAAGCAGGAAGAATTGACGCAgctcctttttaataacatcCCCGTGGGAGTAGGCTCACAGGGATGCATATTATGCAATCAGGACAAGCTAGATGAAGCCCTTTGTTTGGGAATGGACTGGTGTGTAAAGGAGGGCTACGCATGGGTGGAGGATAAGTTAAACTGCGAAGATAATGGGAGGAGTCTCTATGCTGATAGCAACCACGTATCTGTGAGagctaaaaaaaggggaattacacaaatggggaCTTTGGGAGCCGGGAACCACTACGCAGAGATTCAAATCGTTGACGAAATATACGACAGAAGGAGTGCCAAACTGATGGggatagaaaaaaagaaccaagTGTGCGTGATGATTCACTCCGGGAGTAGAGGGCTGGGCCATCAAATTGCTACGGATGCTCTGATCGAGATGGAAAAGAGCATGGCCAAGTATAAGCTAAACGTAATTGACAAACAGCTAGCCTGTACCCCTATACACTCCACGGAGGGAAAGAATTACCTAAAAGCCATGGGTTCTGCTTGTAATTTTGCCTGGATCAATAGATCCTCCATGACCTTTTTAGCTAGACAGACCTTcgcaaaaatttttaatcaatCACCAGATGACCTAGACATGCATGTTATATATGACGTGTCTCATAACATTGCAAAGATTGAAGATCATCTCGTTgatgggaagagaaaaaaattgctagtTCATAGAAAGGGGTCTACCAGGGCCTTTCCTCCCTTCCACCCTGCTGTGCCGCTAGATTACCAGTACTGCGGACAACCTATTCTCATCGGAGGAACCATGGGCACCTACTCCTATGTCCTAACTGGTACTGACAAAGCTATGGAGACCACCTTCGGCTCAACCTGTCACGGGGCCGGACGGGCACTAAGCCGAAATAAAAGCAGAAACACTCTAAACTACGTGgacgttttgcaaaaactgaaggaggaaaatatcTCCATTCGAGTCGCCTCCCCGAAGCTGATTATGGAGGAGGCCCCCGAGTCCTACAAGAACGTCTCCGAGGTGGTCAACACGTGCCACGACGCGGGCATCTCCGCCAAGTGCTTTCGCCTCAAGCCGGTCGCGGTGATAAAGGGGTGA
- a CDS encoding hypothetical protein, conserved (encoded by transcript PVX_090970A), with the protein MNWKKALSLAGGAAAVVALTYMLMKDDDSHDDKDDENEEKKKKEGKTNKDTNKIIKGESMTREDLLQLLNEMLKLQTDMKNIVKDLIVVAKKNSYDFMSVYNVAKTYNTVDPLGKYQIEMPEFDKVVENYHFDPEVKETVSKLMSSQENYYANMSETATLNVDKIIEIHHFMLNELYKIDPEFKKIPNKHELDPKLIALVIQSIVSAKVEEEFNLTSEDVEASIANQQYALTSNMEFARVNIQMQTIMNKFMG; encoded by the exons ATGAACTGGAAAAAGGCTTTAAGTTTGGCAG GAGGGGCGGCAGCCGTGGTTGCCTTGACGTACATGCTGATGAAGGACGATGATAGCCACGATGACAAAGACgacgaaaatgaagaaaagaaaaaaaaagaaggaaaaacgaataaggacacaaacaaaattataaagggAGAATCG ATGACCCGAGAGGATCTCCTGCAACTCTTGAATGAAATGCTCAAGTTGCAGACGgacatgaaaaatattgtgaAAGATTTAATCGTCGttgcaaagaaaaacagcTACGA cTTCATGTCCGTCTATAACGTGGCGAAGACGTATAACACTGTGGACCCCCTGGGCAAATATCAAATCGAGATGCCCGAGTTTGACAAGGTGGTGGAGAACTACCACTTCGACCCGG aggtGAAAGAGACCGTCTCGAAGCTCATGTCGTCCcaagaaaa CTACTACGCCAACATGAGCGAAACGGCCACACTGAACGTCGATAAAATCATCGAAATTCACCACTTCATGTTAAATGAACTGTACAAGATCGACCCAGAGTTTAAGAAGATCCCCAACAAGCACGAGCTGGACCCCAAGCTGATAGCTCTAG TTATACAATCCATAGTCAGCGcaaaagtggaggaagaattCAACTTAACTTCGGAAGACGTGGAGGCCTCCATTGCCAACCAGCAATACGCCCTGACTTCG AACATGGAATTCGCCAGAGTGAACATCCAAATGCAGACAATTATGAACAAATTCATGGGGTAA
- a CDS encoding RuvB DNA helicase, putative (encoded by transcript PVX_090975A) has translation MQINLASVNTSSDAKKERVNIHSHIKGLGVNTNIYLHENDVNLTDERYSMFFDNSCGLVGQFKAREASLFLVDLIKQKKLAGKCILLAGPSGSGKSALAIGISREINKKMPFVFLSGSEVYSNEIKKTEVILEAFRKSIHIKIKDEKLVYEGEVVDMVVEENECLYSLNKAKQINAIIITLKTVKGAKTLRLAPKIHEQIVREKIKIGDVIYIETNTGHVKRLGRCNVYSKEYDIEFDEYVSLPKGEVHKKKEVIQQISLHDIDLANANPTVGEDLASVLNSYLRPKKTEITEKLRIEINKTVNKFLEMGLAEIIPGVLYIDEAHMLDIECFSYLNRAIESPLAPIVIMATNRGICTVKGTDNIEPHGIPVDLLDRLIIVKTFPYTLKEVVQILALRAHTEKINISEEGMNYLAKIGSQSSLRFAMLLLEPSRIIASIEGKPVIDVKHIEQADALFMDAKTSAHRVAEQFNKFVS, from the coding sequence ATGCAGATCAACTTAGCCAGCGTCAACACGTCCAGCGAcgcgaaaaaggagagagtGAACATCCATAGTCACATCAAGGGGCTGGGAGTAAACACAAATATCTACCTCCACGAAAATGACGTGAATTTAACGGACGAGAGGTACTCGATGTTCTTCGACAATTCATGTGGTCTCGTTGGGCAATTCAAAGCGAGAGAAGCATCTCTATTTCTTGTAGATttaataaagcaaaaaaagctagctggGAAATGTATCCTCTTAGCGGGTCCAAGTGGAAGCGGGAAAAGCGCCCTAGCCATCGGCATAAGCAgagaaataaacaaaaaaatgccctTCGTGTTCCTATCAGGTTCAGAAGTGTACAgtaacgaaataaaaaaaacggaagtCATTTTAGAAGCCTTCCGGAAAAGCATTCACATAAAGATAAAGGACGAAAAGTTGGTGTATGAGGGGGAGGTGGTAGACATGGTGGTGGAAGAAAATGAGTGCCTGTATTCGTTAAATAAAGCTAAGCAGATCAACGCCATTATTATTACCCTCAAAACGGTGAAGGGCGCAAAGACATTGAGGTTAGCCCCCAAAATACACGAACAAATagtgagggaaaaaataaaaataggagACGTCATCTACATAGAAACTAACACAGGACATGTGAAGAGGCTAGGCAGATGTAATGTCTACTCTAAAGAATACGACATAGAGTTTGATGAATACGTGTCTctaccaaagggggaggttcataagaagaaggaggtgaTACAGCAAATTTCTCTGCACGATATTGATCTGGCTAACGCCAATCCTACAGTAGGGGAGGATCTAGCTTCTGTGCTGAACTCCTACTTGAGACCTAAAAAGACAGAAATTACGGAAAAGCTAAGAAtagaaattaacaaaactgttaataaatttttagaaaTGGGACTAGCCGAAATTATCCCAGGGGTTCTATACATAGATGAAGCGCATATGCTAGACATAGAATGTTTTTCTTACCTTAATAGGGCCATAGAATCTCCATTAGCTCCAATTGTCATAATGGCCACAAATAGAGGTATCTGTACAGTTAAAGGCACAGATAATATTGAACCCCATGGGATCCCCGTGGACCTACTAGATAGGCTTATCATCGTCAAGACGTTTCCCTACACGCTGAAGGAGGTAGTTCAAATTTTGGCTCTACGGGCACATACGGAAAAGATTAACATTAGTGAAGAGGGGATGAATTATCTAGCCAAAATTGGCAGCCAGTCTTCACTCCGCTTTGCCATGCTTCTGTTGGAGCCCTCTAGAATTATTGCCAGCATTGAGGGCAAACCTGTCATCGATGTGAAGCACATTGAGCAGGCGGACGCTCTGTTTATGGATGCCAAGACGTCTGCCCACCGGGTGGCCGAGCAGTTCAACAAGTTCGTCAGTTGA